The Salvelinus fontinalis isolate EN_2023a chromosome 31, ASM2944872v1, whole genome shotgun sequence genome has a window encoding:
- the LOC129830312 gene encoding uncharacterized protein LOC129830312, whose protein sequence is MSYRTPNFTMQQKLYFLQRIQGVVHTVQDFRKDTNTTVHRNAVWAEVVEAFNAAFPDRPPSSVGTMKTLWKRLKVESRQALHRRQEQVVAGMPVTALTEVQREITAMVPSLISNQDDMDGEVGYTGLRPGSPTAVTYTAATSGSDQDDADNSHNEESESKDQVAMSIGIASFTALAGSDGPLRIPFSTSQPNASTLTHSETSWSGTSPSFLPPPIPSASSSSLLTSCPVNFDLPYIARAAPQPLTSLAAGRGSEDPRYGLRMLQLSELEHEQRMRVLQMEHKVLEYKRKAVRQKEKAYRLKKRYYQAKLKKMGEEVRSCSSSEDTEGDDHDQII, encoded by the exons ATGTCGTACCGCACACCCAATTTCACCATGCAGCAGAAGCTCTACTTCCTGCAGAGGATCCAGGGGGTGGTGCACACAGTCCAGGACTTCAGGAAGGACACCAACACTACTGTGCACCGCAACGCTGTGTGGGCCGAGGTGGTGGAAGCCTTCAATGCTGCCTTCCCCGACCGGCCACCGAGCTCGGTGGGCACCATGAAGACCCTGTGGAAGAGGCTGAAGGTGGAGAGCCGCCAGGCGCTGCACCGGCGCCAGGAGCAGGTGGTCGCCGGCATGCCTGTCACGGCCCTGACCGAGGTTCAGCGGGAGATTACGGCCATGGTACCCAGCCTCATCTCCAACCAGGACGACATGGACGGAGAGGTGGGCTACACCGGCCTCAGGCCTGGCTCCCCCACTGCAG TGACATATACTGCAGCGACCAGTGGGAGTGACCAGGACGATGCTGATAACAGTCACAATGAG GAGAGTGAGAGTAAAGACCAGGTAGCCATGAGCATCGGCATCGCCTCCTTCACAGCACTAGCAGGAAGTGACGGACCCCTGCGGATCCCCTTCTCCACCAGCCAGCCCAACGCCTCCACTCTCACCCACAGTGAAACCTCCTGGTCTGGGACGTCCCCGTCCTTCCTCCCTCCGCCCATCCCATCTGCCTCATCCTCCAGCCTGCTCACCTCTTGCCCCGTGAACTTTGACCTGCCCTACATCGCCCGGGCCGCCCCGCAACCCCTCACCTCTCTGGCAGCAGGGCGGGGGTCTGAGGACCCACGCTACGGGCTGCGCATGCTGCAACTGTCGGAGCTGGAACATGAGCAGAGGATGAGAGTCCTACAGATGGAACATAAGGTTTTAGAATACAAGAGGAAGGCGGTGAGGCAGAAAGAGAAAGCCTACAGGCTAAAAAAGAGATACTACCAGGCTAAGCTGAAGAAGATGGGGGAAGAGGTACGATCGTGCTCGAGTAGCGAGGACACTGAGGGCGACGATCACGATCAAATCATTTGA